In Pseudoalteromonas piratica, the following proteins share a genomic window:
- a CDS encoding Lrp/AsnC family transcriptional regulator — MLTDADKSLINALKENARLSVSDLSRKLALSRSTIQNRLARLESSGVITGYSVKLSEAYLQNRVSAHVSIKVKQKLTTQTNVELKRFTAITQLYAISGEYDLIAIVEEESLEQLSHTLDLIGNLEGVERTTSSVILETKFNR, encoded by the coding sequence ATGCTCACTGATGCAGATAAAAGCTTAATAAATGCGCTAAAAGAAAATGCAAGGTTAAGCGTTTCAGACCTCTCTCGGAAGCTCGCTTTAAGCCGTTCAACCATACAAAATCGATTAGCTCGATTGGAAAGCTCGGGTGTAATAACAGGATATTCAGTGAAATTGAGTGAGGCTTATCTGCAAAATAGGGTAAGTGCACATGTTTCGATTAAAGTAAAACAAAAGCTAACAACACAAACCAATGTTGAATTAAAACGTTTTACGGCGATTACACAACTCTATGCAATTAGTGGCGAATATGACTTAATTGCGATTGTTGAAGAGGAGTCTCTCGAGCAATTAAGCCATACCTTAGATTTAATCGGTAATTTAGAAGGTGTTGAACGAACAACGTCTTCGGTCATTTTAGAAACAAAGTTTAACCGATAA